One Deinococcus roseus DNA window includes the following coding sequences:
- a CDS encoding Imm10 family immunity protein: MTELSFIARACYVGELDDSDTFVIALADDAENPQQTFELQKTETGQSYTTVLTSGATFEGGIVSHQLTSESLTLQYSKEAEGTLGLSSIQVKLDLDPMVIDQIRSGFEVLFS, translated from the coding sequence ATGACTGAACTGTCCTTTATTGCCAGGGCCTGCTATGTGGGTGAACTGGATGACTCCGATACTTTTGTGATTGCACTGGCAGACGACGCAGAAAACCCCCAACAGACTTTTGAACTGCAAAAAACCGAGACAGGCCAGAGCTACACCACTGTGCTCACCTCAGGGGCCACTTTTGAGGGCGGCATTGTTTCCCATCAACTCACCTCAGAAAGCCTGACCCTGCAGTATTCAAAAGAGGCAGAGGGAACTCTGGGACTCTCCAGCATTCAGGTGAAACTGGACCTTGACCCCATGGTGATTGACCAGATCCGTTCTGGATTTGAAGTGCTGTTCTCCTGA
- the lysA gene encoding diaminopimelate decarboxylase, whose protein sequence is MLSREQLLHAAETHGTPLYVYDARVLDERIQRAIQAFSGAKIFFAMKANSNLHIVRRMKDQGLGFEVVSYGELHKALHAGVPGERILVNGPAKTLEEYELGQQVGATFILDRLDECHFLKPGAKAIVRVNPELHVSTHSHLATGEAHSKFGIPLGHAAEALQQARDAGLNVRGLHLHIGSAIQNPEDFREAFEKVAHLADEVGHLEVLDVGGGWGLNADLEGIAKIAFEAAKSFGAELWVEPGRFLVSESGVLLTRVVGTKETARKFVLLDAGMTEILRPMLYGAMHPLRPLWDHPETDRFDLAGPACESGDVLARDVELPLPERGNILALEQAGAYGAVMSSTYLSRPRPAEVLWDGDFRVIRRRESLEKLWELEMTSGF, encoded by the coding sequence ATGCTTTCCCGCGAACAACTGCTGCATGCTGCCGAAACCCACGGCACCCCCCTCTATGTCTACGATGCCCGTGTGCTGGACGAGCGCATCCAGCGTGCCATTCAGGCTTTTTCTGGTGCAAAGATTTTCTTTGCCATGAAAGCCAATTCCAACCTGCACATCGTGCGCCGCATGAAAGACCAGGGTCTGGGCTTCGAGGTGGTGTCGTACGGCGAGTTGCACAAAGCCCTGCACGCAGGGGTTCCCGGAGAGCGCATTCTGGTCAATGGACCCGCAAAAACCCTGGAGGAATATGAACTGGGACAGCAGGTGGGGGCCACCTTCATTCTGGACCGCCTGGACGAATGCCATTTTCTGAAGCCTGGAGCAAAAGCCATTGTGCGGGTGAATCCTGAACTGCATGTCTCCACCCATTCCCATCTGGCCACCGGGGAAGCCCATTCCAAATTTGGCATCCCCCTGGGACATGCCGCAGAAGCCCTCCAGCAGGCCAGAGATGCGGGTTTGAATGTGCGGGGCCTGCATCTGCACATCGGCAGTGCCATCCAGAACCCCGAGGACTTCCGGGAGGCATTTGAAAAAGTGGCCCACCTGGCAGATGAGGTGGGCCACCTGGAAGTGCTGGATGTTGGGGGTGGATGGGGCCTGAACGCAGATCTGGAAGGAATCGCAAAAATTGCGTTTGAGGCTGCAAAATCCTTTGGGGCAGAACTGTGGGTGGAACCCGGACGTTTTCTGGTTTCAGAAAGCGGGGTGCTGTTGACCCGGGTGGTGGGCACCAAAGAAACCGCCCGCAAATTTGTTTTGCTGGACGCAGGCATGACCGAAATCCTCAGGCCCATGCTGTACGGAGCCATGCACCCTTTAAGACCCCTGTGGGACCATCCAGAAACAGACCGTTTTGATCTGGCAGGCCCTGCATGTGAAAGTGGGGATGTGCTGGCCCGAGATGTTGAGCTTCCCCTTCCAGAACGCGGCAACATCCTGGCCCTAGAGCAGGCTGGGGCTTATGGGGCCGTGATGTCCAGCACCTACCTCTCGCGTCCCAGACCCGCCGAGGTCCTGTGGGATGGGGACTTCAGGGTGATCCGCAGACGTGAAAGCCTGGAAAAACTCTGGGAACTGGAGATGACTTCAGGGTTCTGA